Genomic segment of Arctopsyche grandis isolate Sample6627 chromosome 11, ASM5162203v2, whole genome shotgun sequence:
ccttttcatccccttctcacaatcagtcgtaacatactTTTTCTCaaccatagcccatacatcagcctttcgttccattccaaccctacatacatgtatttgaaatatgtacatacatacaaacatatttcaaTGAAAGAAATTAAGATAATGCTACCATATCATGTAaagatacatatttttgatacattttgaaTGCAAGaggcttatattatatgtacatgctatcttttgttgaaaatcaaaaaagtacaTGTCACAAGTAGAGTTTTttcgtgatatttttatatatttcataaatatgtagataaagtcagTTTTTGgatgcaatattttttcaattgataaaGAAAATTCCGTATCAATTCATACGAATCTAAATATGTACGTCTATATGATGTGTATAAGATAATGATTTCAATTCTCAATtcataatttttgtaaattagattacgaatcgaaaaaaatactaTCTGACAACTTTTTATCAAACTTCTCTTTTGATTTAAATTGATATCAATTATTTACCAGTAAATcagcaatataatatttatcacaagATAGTCTTTTCAGACggtttttgtacatacatagatatattatattatatatgtctaTACAGGATGAGCATAATGCCCCTTTCCGATTgagttttttatttgtttcacaAATTAGCTTGGGGCATTACAATATGGGACAATACACCATTTCTGGTGGCTAGCATTCATAGCGGGGTGCCATGCCCCCCTCCCCCCCGTCCTTGgactaatttaatttcatatatatatttatagatacatgtattttaatttttcttaatattcattttaacttttaaaaatgtatctatacAAAAAATAGGTCCGTAAAATTTATGGCTCAAGGTTTTTGacaagatatttttttatgaattatattttcaatttgatggCCCCCCTTGACCATTTTCTGAATCCTAGTGCTAGCATTGTGGGGCTATCTGAAGGACATAAGGTCTATATCAACAAACCACAGACTTTACAAGAGCTGAAAGACAACATTCGAATGGCATGgttagagacccgtattttggtcatgtatttttgtcaattttagcattttcattttgcgttTTAgcgcattaaaaatgttcaatttagcatctatttttatgaagagtttaattttaaataataaaaaatttcgataaattttaataaaatttatatacttatatacaatttaaagacaacacaaccattaaaaaataatagaaaaattcaaaaatattttgaaattaaaattacaataaaaaaaacatgaatataaaactacaaagacaaaaaatatgaataaaaaaatataataccaattaaaattgattaaaacttaacatggagcatatttctacagattcttttttgagattcgtgcgatgATCGgttacaattatattgtatttactgaaatacctttcagcatccacactattgacgggtcaaacaaatatattttagagcggcacaaccaaactcttcatatttaatttttgttgccatcaataatagcaatatatccggcgtggattcactttttatattctctactaattgtctaaaaagtgctgatatccttccaaacatttcgcctctgttaatacattaaacaatggcaggtttctaaaaaacaaaactgtttctttaacattaatattagattttgaacctgccacagatggattgaatagtttactcaatgttcggaggaatagatttgtctcgtTTAGTCTtcagtgcgagtctagttttaagacgcttttttgagcagccttttggatacacaactacaactgtcttcttttatttacagtagtagacaaaagcagttgcttagtttcgacaggaaaaacaccgtctatgctaaactgcaagctctgttttatcccctcaatttcttcacataacaaatgggcaaagggataggaagacccttctaaattgtctattgtAATGAACGGTATTTCGcgcgtctttatgcagagggcgttatacgtcgttattcttccaagagtcgTGTTATGTAggaacgtggactaaccttgggatagttatataaatgtatatagtcggggaggttcctgacggcaagtcgtctgcgttgataacagctccTCCGGAAGCTGGCCCTGTGGTCGcgtcacagcagcgggagggggaggcaggagacaaactccgtactgcctcgtgtggacacaagatggcgatctctgggcgtctctgaagacgctcggcggagatgctggagGGAGGTCCGTCCCGGTCGGTGGCTGGAGATGGAGAGACCGCGTCTCGACCCTTCTCGAGACGGGTAGGGTGTTTGGCGCGGTAAAGTAACTGGTGCCAACCTAAAGGttactaccgctaccaactgaagggacacttgggaaaacgtcgcgttacactattaattttataaattttatgcaaatttcatttttgtttgttcttttagcatctattcgcatattttacgaatttagcatctattccgaattttagcatcaattaagcattaatagcaaagtgcccaaaatacgggtctctaggCATGGTGCATTGCAAACTCCATAAAATAGCCAGTGCGCAAGTTGAGTGGCAATTATTGACTGTTTATGATATGATATGATGATTATGATAGTGGCCATTTTCCAAAAATAGGGTGACAAGTTCCAAATTGTAATTTTCCAAGCTTCatttgtgaaataaaaaaaagaaacaaaataaattttcaccaataaaaaagttattaattttatcaatcGGAAAGTGATTTTTTGCCCaccatgtacatagataatactacgtatatatttaccaaattttaaaataagaccaataatttttaaatttttacatcgCAACAATGTCGGTCGAACGAAACCAGATCGCACACATAGACGTTGGAAAAGATATAATTTACAGATGTGATAGTATTATAAAGTCTTCCGAAGACAATCGGCAGTATAGGTAAGCCATTTATAGTAAAAAGTTAAAGTTATATTGATTAGAGTATAAACATTTTACTTCAGAGGCATAGAGTTGAAGAATCGACTAAAAGTATTACTCGTCAGCGATCCGACTACTGACAAATCTGCAGCCGCTTTAAATATTAACGTTGGTCTGCATATTTAATATGTTCTAACTTGTATTtaacaaattattatatgtatatgcgattaatttaaaatatgtgatttttGCAGGTCATTTTAGTGATCCGGACAGTGTACCGGGTTTGGCACACTTTTGTGAACACATGCTTTTTTTAGGAACTAAAAAATATCCTCTggtacaatttaaatttgaattctttCACAATATCAAAAATGGCTTCAAtgtaaataacattttattgcTATAGGAAAATATCTATGATAAATTTTTGTCCGAAAATGGTGGTAGCTCAAATGCATGTACTTCTAGTGACCGTACCATGTATTATTTCGACGTTATTCCTGAACATTTTGCATCAGCCTTAGACATGTaattaaagtatatatatatatatatatatatatatatatatatatatatatatatatatatatatatatatatatacatatatacttatttgaaaatttcaatatggaaatacatatatttaaatgataataatgtTTTCATTTCAGGTTTgcccaatttttcatttcgccacTGTTCACAATCAGCGCTACTGATCGGGAATTGCAAGCTGTAAATTCTGAACATAACAAGAATGTATGCAAAGATAACTGGCGTTTggatcaattaaataaatcccTAGTCGATCCTAATCATCCCTTTCATAAATTCGGAACAGGCATGTGGATTTTCTATGTAATCAAATTGCTGAATAGTTAATATAAGGAACACATCTAATTCTTTGTTACAATAGGAAATAGAGATACATTAGAAACGACACCGAAGGAAATGGATATTGATGTACGTCAAGAACTTCTCATGTTTCATTCAAAATGGTATTCTGCAAATCTTATGAATTTAGTCATCTTCGGAAAAGGTTAGTTTCGTAATTAATGTgttcatttatgtatacatatatatgggatCCATGAATGTGTGCGGGAGGATATTCAAAGTCAAAGTCTTTACGCAACTCGTTTAATGTCTTCGCTTCGGGCTTGACCAGCGAGTGACAGCCACAGTCCTAccaacttaaaatattctcattcataccaacctacatatatttgcatatatttcaaCTGGGCTTTTATTTTAGAGTCATTGGACGATCTTGAGAAGATGGTGATTGAGAAGTTTTCTGAAATAGAGGACAAAGATACTAAGATACCATCTTGGCCTCAGCATCCGTACAGTGAAGACTATCAAGGATTACAAATAAATACCGTTCCTGTCAAGGATGTGAGATATTTGTTCATAGATTTTCCTATTCCTGATACTAGAATACACTACAAAAGTGATGTGAGCATGTATTATATAGTCAAATTGGCACAttggaattataatattttttatgttagaataattttatgttaaatatattatttcagcCGACGGATTATATCAGTCATTTAATTGGCCATGAAGGCCCCGGCAGTTTATTGTCTCTGTTGAAAGCTAAAGGTTGGTGTAATAGCTTATCTAGCTATTCGTATTGTGGGGGCAGAGGATTTGCtatttataacatttatgtTGATTTAACAGAAAATGGTATCAATCATATTGATGATATTGTCGAGCTGGTATTCCAAGTAAGGATTCCATTGTTTATAATTACTTTCAATTCATTAGAAGACTTTGGTGTACAATGAATTTGGTTATTTTGCAGTATATAAATTTGTTAAACAAAGAAGGTATTCAAAAGTGGATCTTTGAAGAGAcagcaaatatttatttgacaaaattCAAGTTTCAAGATAAAAAAGAACCTAAAAATTTTGTTACTCGACATGTAGACTATATTCAGGTTGCCTTTatataagtaaaattttagttccAAGtagtcattatttttaatatattgcatATGATTTTGTGAAGGATTACCCAATGGAGGAAATTATGAGTGCTCATTTTCACTTAACGGAATGGAAGCCGGAACTCATTCAAGAGTTTTTGTCAATGTTGACACCGGAGCGAATTCGTATAACGGTTGTtggtaaaatatttgaatcaatttgTGACGAAAGTGAACAATGGTATGGTACCAAATATCACCTGGAGAAGATATCAAAAGCAAAACTCGATGTGTGTAAAATTAGACTGTTACGTTAGTCTTtgtcaaatttgaaatattttaatgtgtcATTTTTTAGCGGTGGAATAAATGCGGATTGAACGAAGGCTTGCATTTGCCAGCAGTTAATGCGTTCTTACCGGATAGTTTAGATGTAATTGAACCAGATCCCGAATCAAAGGAATATCCAACGATCGTTTACGACACTCCATTGATGAGAGTTTGGTACAAACAGGATGATGAATACTTTTTGCCAAAAATGAATACGTTCTTTGAATTTGTCAGGTGAATTGTCAATTATATTTTGTACCAAGGAtgataattttgtattatatatcattaactctaaaataattttaatccaATTGTGAATTTGGACCCAGTGCAACAGAacttgaatgtgatattttttctgtatgtttttatgtttttagtcCGATTTCAAATTCCGATCCATTAAATTACAGTTTGAATTCATTATTCATATCGTTACTCGAAGATTCTCTAAATGAGCATACGCATGCAGCTGGACTGGCGGGTATTAACTATTATATCTGCGATAATGAAAATGGATTTTCGGTTTGTGTTGTTGTATTACGCTTATGATAGTTTTAAGTGGAAATCGTTTGATAAATTAACTCAATTTTCAGATTCAATTAAGCGGATACGATTCGAAGCAACATGTTCTTCTCAATTATATCATGGATAAGCTTACATCTTTCCGCCCTGATCCAGAAAGATTTGCCATCTTGAAAGAAACTCATATGaggatattgaaaaattttgaagctGAACAACCCGAAGAACACAgtatatttcatttgaatatgataCTTTCAGGTGTTTCTTGGAGTATAAAGGATCGTTTGAATGTGGAATACggtaaaaacaaattataataagcgttggtgcaagcgagatggcaagtcCGCCACTTACGCGCGTAAGTGGTGGACTCTCGCTTGCCGTCCCGCTTGCACCAACGTTTCTGGTGTACGCTCATGGAAACTGAACGAAAGTCATTCTTATCAATTACCGATCGAATTAGTACTATGGAGATAGAAAATCAATCCTtatgaacgtggtgaaataaaaaactgaccaaacaaatgcaaaatagcacagagaaaaaatccgtaaaaaaatatatatttttgacttttaaaattcgccagaaaattaattataagtattttaaaacaataaaaatcacaatcaatagaaaaaacatctgattattgattcctatactcactttgagcacagcaatactatattttgaattagagaccgcaaaagccaaaatactgtaaaaattgtgcatttttttaaaccctcatatctcgtaaaggagacccaaacaacaaaaataattatcatattcaatgagtcaaacttagtaaagattggttagtctccgctctggtaatttttttttgttgctcagtgttattagtatGCTTTGAACTCGCGTATTCagtgaaattttcattaaatgataattttttgattgaGTTTTATTGATGTTAATTTCAGCTATGACTGTAGATAACTTGCACGGTTTCATTAAAAACCTTTTAACTAAGGTATACATTGAATGTTTTGTCCACGGGAATGCATCAAAGAAAAAAACCATGGAACTCGCATCCATTGTCGAGCAAAAGTaagcaatttttatatttactgtgtatatataatgtatgatatttatgggcttttttttaattaattttaggaTGCCCAAGAATGTAATACCTCTGCTGCCCCAACAAATGACACTGATGAGAGAAATTCGATTGGAAAAGGGCAGTCATTATAGATTGGAAATCGATCACACCATTCATTGTAGTTCGTGTGCGTTACTTTACTTTCAATGTGGTTTACAATCGACATATTCGAATGTTTTAATTGAATTGCTACTACAAATTATATCTGAACCCTGTTTCGATATATTGAGAACTAAAGTGAGTGTAACCAATACACAATAGGTTTTctaacaatttataatattaactgatttggattataatttttactctacgtcacattacgagttaaaaataaattttaacaggtttcaaacaaaattttaacgtaaacacgctgacagtgacggttctcgcgcatgcgcagaaggctttgcgcatgtcgcagatatagtacctgcaaatagccaataatttgcagatatattacctgcaaatagccacaaccatttttttttaatttattatatgtgtatttctAGGAACAACTCGGATATACTGTATCCAGGGGAATTCGTTATTGCAATGGTGTTCTAGGTATACGGATTTCGGTGCAGTCAGACAGACATCCAAGTTATGTAGAATCTAGAGTAGAAGCTTTCCTTCAGCATATGGATGtgtgtagaatttttttttcaataatttatgtCAGTATAAAAATAGTACTTCGATTAAAATATTGGTTTTTCAGGACTACATCTATAAATTGAGTGATCAAGATTTCGAAAATCACCGCAATTCTTTGATAGCTGAGATACTTGAGCGACCCAAAAATATGATGGCCCGTTCGAATATATTAAGATCGGAAATTTTAGCCCAGCAATACCATTTTGACCGAGTGAATGTTGAAGTAAAAGCAATGCGAGAAATTaccaaaaatcaattatatcatttttataaggtatgtacataagtattcaGTTAATAATCTATCTTAAATATAGAGTTAATGTATGTAATTCCATTTGGTACAGGATAACTTGTCTATATTGTCACCTAATAGACAAAAATTAAGTGTGCATGTAATATCTTCGGCTGTGGGTGGTTCTGGCCACCCTGACAAAGTTATTAATACTGCAGATACAGAAAATTCAAATTCCAAGCTTCTTCCCGTTCCGGAAGATCCTTCAGTGGTTCGTTACTTGTTACATATTACTGTTTATttagattttgaatttaattgaattgatttaagtatttatttttcagatGATTAAAATAGAAGATGTCGATGCATTTAAATCAGGCAGATCATTGTTCCAGCTGATTCCACCTTATATAAAAATTCCACCCAAAGGGGctcattgtaaaatttaaatagtgGAATTTTTCGCATGCACCtttgaattgtttaatttaatttcaaacaaaatttttaatgaaagttcCAAATTCATAACTATACGATGTTGTTttctaaaattacataaatatatataataatatataaattaactgaattttattattaaatttgctaAAAAATTAGATGtagaaaaaattgtatttgtcCACATGgaataaaaagtatataaatatatgtcaaCTTGTGGTAAATTAATCTATTGCTATCATTTATAAGTTTAATCTGTTATCGGTTCACAGGTAAACAAGGAAATGGATCAAAAATGGAGCGGTAAATCAGTGCTTCTACTGATAAACTAGTTTTGTgcccagtgccggttttagggggggggctgggtcgggcggcgcccgagggcgacGAGTATGTTGGGGCGCCACTCCATGCAccgaaggcgctttaaaatttaaaattagggcgCCAAAGACCctaaaaaattttagatttgaGTGCTAAAGGCGAaacttaaattgatattttaaattgaaacttatctccggtctacaatgtcacaaaatGATATGTCACAATTTTTTAGGGGCGCTTAGATAAAATTGCGCCATAAGGTGTAACGCCGGCACTGGTTGTGCcatgataaaatatcatcgcatgggttatggtatattaagttattaaataaataaaaaaataaaggaaatgtgtcggtcctgtatataaaataaaatttagctaTGTAGGAAGAGGTCTGATAGATattaattcacaaatcatgcttacataatataaatttcaatcgaCGTACTTTCAACGTAAATACCACTCAGTTTATTCAGATACTTCAAAGAAGTCGAGCAATTCATTAGCGTTACGTTGCTTCGATAAAATTTGTACTTGTGCTTAAacatcagattttttttatatacagtcgacgtgtattttcagttgcagtatattttgaccagttggagcTAGCGGGTATCTAGCCCATTTCCCCGCTAATATACTATACTTATAATAAACTtgtttctaatatatatatattagaaagcataattttgaaagagtcttttttaaggtttaatgtatgtttgtatgtaacttacatacatatgtacattaaaccttacataatGTAAGGTTTGTGTGGTAGAATCAAGaaaatacctgtataaatattgtttactgtcaatatttcctcttggaTAACAGTGCCACGAGCATTTGGTGCCATCTActgaaaattgattaaattaataaattaatatttctattgctgttttatattttttatatttttgcgtagagatgggtggaggatccaaataaaaggtccAAAGTcggttcacagcatttattggtgattaaggagaaacacacactggcagtgctccgtccaaaatgtcttgatatcgcctaaataccgccttataacgaaccggtcgctcagggcatcttcgacgtccggctactttcctattgtttaggcatgtacccggatatgtattcccacaacaatcagtcccacggtatcggtcacttctgagaagggaccaatagcggccaattcggtggtcattgtttagcctacatgcacttagtctagagattgtaggcatatagtacaactcagACGAAcaatgatctcatcatcgatcctgtgcAAACACGCataaactcaagggcaacgatcCCTGTGACCGTGCCCGAagaacaaaggaagaacacactgaacccataaaaccacgaactacgtccaggcgcatgaacccataaaaccacgctcgcagcgTAACTAGGTCAGCGCGAGTACCAGGAACAAACGAAAATGCACTCAACACGTATCACAAGTACACGTGCCCGAAACTAGGTCATCGCTTGCATCAACGGTGCCCGGAGAACAAAGGATATGCACACGACTCGCTCCAAcccaaaatgtatataaagcaacgcagcaactcCAAAcagcagagtgagcctctagagttcagctagatcacatctccgaagaaacctcttcgtacatacaataaccaattgaacgaaaataaacgatcctctttcaaactcaactgaatttccataggccgggaaacggtcgaagcCTTTCACCCGTCCTATAACTGGTGACCACCGACTACCTGCCCCATAAGATagtccttgaaaccaattataacggtcacacagtctctgggatgctactcagcctaatccgattgcacttgtAGGCGGGGtaagatgtgttgaccgtatcccagcctaacgaaacactgttgtgcttgttttaataaagttttattgtttgcctaatgttgtacaaaggtattagaatatgtgggcaaaagtatgtcgttcagcggtctctggatatggtagagtgtcgctggctcggcattcggctatgttcagaaggtctctggatgcagcagtgtgttgctggctcggcgttcggctgtgttcagaaggtctctggatgcggcagtgtgttgctggctcgttcattcggctatgt
This window contains:
- the LOC143918620 gene encoding insulin-degrading enzyme-like gives rise to the protein MSVERNQIAHIDVGKDIIYRCDSIIKSSEDNRQYRGIELKNRLKVLLVSDPTTDKSAAALNINVGHFSDPDSVPGLAHFCEHMLFLGTKKYPLENIYDKFLSENGGSSNACTSSDRTMYYFDVIPEHFASALDMFAQFFISPLFTISATDRELQAVNSEHNKNVCKDNWRLDQLNKSLVDPNHPFHKFGTGNRDTLETTPKEMDIDVRQELLMFHSKWYSANLMNLVIFGKESLDDLEKMVIEKFSEIEDKDTKIPSWPQHPYSEDYQGLQINTVPVKDVRYLFIDFPIPDTRIHYKSDPTDYISHLIGHEGPGSLLSLLKAKGWCNSLSSYSYCGGRGFAIYNIYVDLTENGINHIDDIVELVFQYINLLNKEGIQKWIFEETANIYLTKFKFQDKKEPKNFVTRHVDYIQDYPMEEIMSAHFHLTEWKPELIQEFLSMLTPERIRITVVGKIFESICDESEQWYGTKYHLEKISKAKLDRWNKCGLNEGLHLPAVNAFLPDSLDVIEPDPESKEYPTIVYDTPLMRVWYKQDDEYFLPKMNTFFEFVSPISNSDPLNYSLNSLFISLLEDSLNEHTHAAGLAGINYYICDNENGFSIQLSGYDSKQHVLLNYIMDKLTSFRPDPERFAILKETHMRILKNFEAEQPEEHSIFHLNMILSGVSWSIKDRLNVEYAMTVDNLHGFIKNLLTKVYIECFVHGNASKKKTMELASIVEQKMPKNVIPLLPQQMTLMREIRLEKGSHYRLEIDHTIHCSSCALLYFQCGLQSTYSNVLIELLLQIISEPCFDILRTKEQLGYTVSRGIRYCNGVLGIRISVQSDRHPSYVESRVEAFLQHMDDYIYKLSDQDFENHRNSLIAEILERPKNMMARSNILRSEILAQQYHFDRVNVEVKAMREITKNQLYHFYKDNLSILSPNRQKLSVHVISSAVGGSGHPDKVINTADTENSNSKLLPVPEDPSVMIKIEDVDAFKSGRSLFQLIPPYIKIPPKGAHCKI